The DNA window CCGGATGCGCGCTCATTGGCGGGGAAACGGCGGAAATGCCGGGCATGTATGCCGATGGCGACTATGATCTCGCGGGCTTCTGCGTGGGCGCGGTGGAACGGTCCAAGGCGCTGACCGGCAACCGGGTGAAGCCGGGCGACGTGCTGCTGGGCCTCGCGTCCTCGGGCGTGCATTCGAACGGCTATTCGCTCGTCCGCCGCCTCGCCGCCGACAAGTGGTGGAAGCTCGACCGCCCCGCCCTGTTCGATCAGGATGTGCTGCTGATCGACGCGCTGATGGCGCCGACGAAAATCTATGTGAAGAGCCTGCTGCCGCTGGTGCGCGCGGGCATGATCAACGCGCTCGCCCACATCACCGGCGGCGGCCTGCTCGAAAACATCCCCCGCGTCCTGCCCGAAGGCAGCCATGCGCTCGTCGATGCCGACGCATGGGACCAGCCGCGCCTCATGGCCTTCCTCCAGGCGCAGGGCCATATTGAGCCGGAGGAGATGGCTCGCACCTTCAACTGCGGCGTCGGCATGGTGCTGGCCGTGGACGAAGCGCATGTCGCGGGCGTCACCAAGTCGCTGGAGGATGCGGGCGAAACCGTCTTCCTCATCGGCTCCATCGTGCAGGGCGAAAAGGGCTGCACCGTGCGCGGCTCCGCCGAAACATGGAGCGCGAAGGCGGACTGGTCCGCCACGCATTCAGGGTAAGCACGACCAATCCCCCTCCCGCCTGCGGGAGGGGTTAGGGGAGGGTGTCAGGTGGTGCCGAACCGGCCCTCCCCCGACCCCTCCCGCAAGCGGGAGGGGAGTTCCTCATGCAAAAGGCAAAAGTCGGCGTTCTCATCTCCGGTCGCGGGTCGAACATGGCGGCCCTGCTCTACGCCGCGAAGGCCGACGACTGCCCCTATGAGATCGTGCTGGTCGCGGCCAACGATCCGGATGCGCCCGGCCTCGCCCTCGCGGCGGCGGAGGGGATCGCGACCTTCGGGCAAAGCCACAAGGGGATGAAGCGCGCCGAATTCGACGCCGTCATCGACGCGCAACTGCGCGCGGCTGGCGCGGATTATGTCGCGCTCGCGGGCTATATGCGCCTCCTCTCGCCCGAGTTCGTCGCCGGTTGGGAGAACCGGATGCTCAACATCCACCCCAGCCTGCTGCCCAGATATAAGGGGCTGGACACGCACCAGCGCGCCATCGACGCGGGCGATGCCTTTGCCGGATGCTCGGTCCATATCGTGACGGCGGAGCTGGACGACGGGCCGGTGCTGGGCCAGACGCCGGTCGCGATCCTGCCCGGCGACACCGCCGACAGCCTCGCCGCGCGCATCCTCATCGCCGAGCATCAGCTCTATTCCCGCACCCTCGCCGCCTTCGTCACGCGCGAACGGCAGCCCGACTGGCTGCTCAACAAGGTGCGCGAAATCGCGCTGGCGCAGCCGCAGGCGGAAGAGACGCTGTCGCACGGCATGCCCTGCTTCGGCATCGCGAAGGGCAAGAAGTTCGCCTGGGTGTCGCGCGATCATCATGGCGACGGCATCACCGCCCTGCTGGTCAAGACCACCGCGCCAGACGAACAGGCGAGCCTGATCGAAATGGACCCGGACATCTATTACCGCCCCGCCTATTTCGGCGACGAATGGATCGGCATCCGGCTCGACCGCGGCGAGAATGACTGGGACCACCTCGCCACCCGCATCCGCGCAAGTTGGCGACAGGTCGCACCCAAAAAACTGCTCGGCCTCATGGACATCGCCGAGGAATTTTAGCGGGTTAGGGCGCAGGGGATGAATTGGGGCCGTCTCCAACGACCCAGCTACAGACATTCTGACGCTGTTCATTACATCCAGAAACCGGACATCACCGAGATACTGACAGTTCGCACCAACTCGAAAATCTAGAGCGCGTCCCGTGTTGGTCCAAAATAAAGAGATTTTCATCCAAATCAGATGTGCCTTCCCGGTTCTTATTTACGACGCTCGACAACAGGTATTTTTGCTGGACAGCCAGCATCCTATTTCATTATTCATGCCGCATCCTGGGGGGTAGAAATGAAATTTACAGCAAAATTGTTGCTTTCTGCCTCAATTGCAGTGTTGTTGGCTGGTTGTTCGGTCGGAGTGAAGCGTACCGCAGGCATGAAGGCCTATAGTAATGCTGATTACGCCACCGCAATTCCGCTTCTCAAAAAAGAAATTGAGGGCGGTGACGTATCGGCTCGTTACTCTCTCGGCTTGGCCTATCGGGACGGAAATGGGATCGCGCAAGGTCGCGTCCGTCAAGGTGGTGTAATTTCGGCTGTGGCCGTGGGCCATCGTCAGGCGGCTTTGGCGGTGATGTGTAGGGGCTGATTTTCCTCCTCGATCATGGGTTGGTTGAGTTCGGCCATGCCTTCGATCTGCATGTATCGGTGCTGGAGCTGCCACTCGTCGTTCTGCTCCATCAGCACAGCCCCGACGAGGCGGATGATGCTGTCTTCGTTCGGGAAGATTCCGACGACGTCGGCGCGGCGCTTGACCTCCTTGTTGAGCCGCTCGAGCGGATTGGTTGAGTGTAACTTCGTGCGGTGCTGGGTGGGGAAGCCGGTGTAGGCGAGCACGTCGGTTTCGGCCTCGTCCATGCAGGCGCCGAGCTTGGGCCAACGGGTGCGCAACTGGTCGGCGACCTGTCGCCAGACCTGCGTTGCGCTTTTCTGATCGGGCTGCAGGAAGACCTGGCGGATCGCGGCGGCGACGACAGTGTTCTGGCCCTTGGGCACATAGGACAGGGCATTGCGCATGAAGTGCACCCGGCAGCGCTGCCAGGTGGCGCCCATGACGCGGGTGATCGCGCCCTTGAGGCCCTCGTGAGCATCGGAGATGACCAGCTTCACGCCGGTAAGACCGCGCCGAACAAGGTCCTTCAGGAAGTCGGACCAGAAGACCTCCGCTTCCGAGGGGCCGATATGCAGGCCGACGATCTCGCGCCGGCCCTCGGTGTTGACGGCCATGGCGATTATTGCGGCAACGCTGATGATCCGCCCGCCTTCGCGTACCTTGAGATAGGTGGCATCGAGCCAGAGATACGGCCATTCGCCGGTGAGCGGGCGTTTCAGAAAGGCATGGACGCGCTCGTCAATGTCCTTGCAAAGCTTGGAGACGGTGGACTTGGAGATGCCGGTCATGCCCATGGCCTGGACGAGTTCATCGACCCGCCGGGTGCTGACCCCGCCGATCCACGCTTCCTGGATCACCGCAACCAGCGCTTTCTCGACCATCTTGCGGGGCTCAAGGAAGCCCGGAAAATAGGACCCAGCACGCAGCTTGGGGATTTTCAGGTTCAGCGTGCCTACCCGGGTATCCAGCGAACGGTCGCGATAGCCGTTGCGCCAGGTCGCGCGCTCGCTGCTGCGTTCGTGGCGACCCGCGCCGATCAGGCCATCAACGTCGGCCTCCATGATCAGCTGCAGCACGTTCTCGGCGATGGTGCGCAAAAAATCCGGTTGGCCGCCCTTTGCAGCCAGCTCTTCGATCAGTAATCTGTCCTCGGTCATCGGGAACTCCTCTTCGTCACGGTTGAAGTGTGCAAACTCCACCATAACGATGAACCCGGTGGCCACCAGCGACGCCGCATTCCGGGGTGGGGCATGCCCCACCCCGGAATACACCATCGCCTACACCGGAAATTACACCACGAGCGCGGACGCTAACATCGCGCAAGATCCAGTACAGGCCGAACTTTTACTGACCGGCGCCGCTGTGGGTGGCGATCCGCGCGCCGTGGCAGCTATCCGGCAGATGCTCGAAACTGGTGCTTTATGTCCGAAGGATAAGCAGCTTCATGATCTGTGGGGTAGCTTGGCGCTGTACCGCAACATGATTTACGGGACTTACGAGCTGAACAACGCGCCTGCGGGGACGTTGGTAGCGATGTCGGATTTGTATGAATACCCTTGCCAGGGAAGGCCGGTCCAATCCGAAGCAGCGAAAACTCTCAGGTCATTAGCCGGTGGCCCCCGTCATATCTGGATTTACGTACCCGGCTGAGACCCGTTCCCCCCTCAATTCACCTGTTCACCAGCAAGCTCGAAATGACGCCGGTCTGGCCTATACTTACGGCGTCGATGGCGGAAGCTTGGATTATTTTTGGAGCCTATTATGAAGTTCAAGGTCCATTTCAGTCTCTACATCCTGGCCGCGATGGCCGTACCATTCGTTGGCATCGCCCAGACTGCGCAAGGCCCAAACTATATTCTTCTCTCCGACAAATATGGCGACCCTGGCTATGTCGGCCTGATGGCCGGCTATGGGGCGCGGTCAATCGATGACCCTATGGACGGGTTTTCGGCGGGCAATTTATCCGGTTCGGAGGTCGCTTCCCTTTTTCAGAAGACCTGCCTTGCCAAGCCGTTCGATGCCGCCGCCTATGCCGAAGCAATGAAATCAAATGCGCCGGAATTTCGCCCAACGGTCGCCAATCTCCCGGACTTTTCCGCTCCGAAGCCGCTGATCGGATCGTTTAGCGTTGCAGCGACCACTCTCTCTCAAAATGTCTCAGACTATGGGATTTCCGATATCTGGCTTGGCGAGGACGGAGAGAACCTCAACAATCGTCCGTTCGCACGGTTTTCAGGCAGCTTGATCATAACGGGACCGTTTGGAACCAAGAATAGTTATGCGCCGCAATGTAATTTTATTGTCAAAGTGAACAAAATTACCGATAGCAAAGAACTTATCGATGCGGTTCAAGCTGCGCTGCCAGGCTTTACGGCTACAAAGCGCGTCGAGAAACCAAAATACGGCTATGGTATCTGGCTCGGATCGCCTATCGAGGGGCGTATCCCTCGTGTGACTGTTACTGCGAGCAAGCTCAACAAACCTGAGCAAGTTGTTTATCTGACCATTCAGTTACTGCCACCGGGCGTTGTGAAGTAAATTTGGGGAAGCAGAAAAACCCCAATATAAGCGGGACACATTTACAGGCCGCGTAATTGAACCGGCAGCTTCGATCGGCTTCCAACCCAAAAGCCGCCATTCGACCGGCCACCGGATGTGTCCAAGCACCCTAGCTGCTGCACTTCGCCGTCGTGCGCCCCTTCGCCATCATCGCTTTCAGCGAAGAGGACATGGTCGCGCCATAGACCTCTTCCAGTTCCTGATAGACCTTGCACGCGTCGGCGGGCTTTTTGAGCTGGATCAGCGCTTCGCCCAGCCAGGCGAGGCTGTCGGCGGCGCGGTCGCCGCGCGGGCGCTTCTGGTAATTTTCGTAGAAGGCGACCGACGCGAGTGCGGGCTTGCCTTCGTCCAGATAGGCGCGGCCCAGCAGGTTCTGCGCCTTGCTGGCGACGGCGCTGTCGCCATATTTGTCGACCGTCGCCTTCAACTGCGCCTGCGCTTCGGGGTAGAATTTCGCGTCCCACAGGCGGAAGCCATAGGTATAGGCGTCCTCGGCGGCGTTGCCGGTGCCCGGCCGTTCGATGGCGGCGACGGCGGTCTTGCGCTCCTCGCTCGCGGCGGGGGATGCGGCGGCGGGCTTCGGTGCAGCAGGCTTGGGCGCGGTCGCGGCAGGCGCGGGCCGCGGTTCGGAAACCGCAGGTGCAGGCGCGGGCGCAGCGGCCGCGACGCGCGCGTCGCTTTCCGCCTTGTAACGGTTGAACGCCTCTTCGAGCTGCTTCAGCTTGAAGCTGTTTTCCTCGACTTGGCCCGTCATCTGCGCGAGCTGCGATTCGAGCGCGCCCACGCGCGCCGTCAGGTCCGCAATCGGCGTGCTCGCCGGAGTGCCCGGCGCGGGCGCGGTGACTGCAGGCTTGGTGATCTCCGCCTCCAGCGGCTGCCCGGCGGGAAACACCTTGCGCTGGACGGCGCGCATTTCCTTCTCCAGCCGGTCCACCCGTCCTTCGACCGTGGTCTGGGCGGCGGCAGGCATGGCGAGCGCCATCAGCACAGCCGATGTCGCAAAAAGGGCGTTACGCATGATATTCCCCGACTTCTGTCACTTGGCGCTTAACCATAAGCGCTAAATTCGCGCGGTAAAGCGCGACGTTGCGGGAAATCAGGGTTCGCCTGCGGGCTGCGGCGCGGGCGCGGCAGGCTCCGCTGCGGCGGGCGCGGGCGTGGCGGCCGGAACGGGCCTTGGCGCGGCGGGCTTGGGCGCGGTCGCCGCAGCGGGCGCGGCAGCGGACACAGGCGCAGCGCCGCGTGCCAGCAGAGCCTCGGCATTGACCGGCACGTCCGCGATGGTGCGGTCCGCCGGGCCGAGCGGCGCAATCGCCTTGCCGCCGACCGTCACCGACAGCGCCTGCGGCCGCCCGGTCAGGATCATCGGCCCCTTCGCCGTCGCGGGCAGGGTGAAGCGCTCGCCCTTTTTGAGCAGGCCGTCCTTCAGCCGCTCGCCTGCCTCGTCATAGATGCGCAGCCACACATCGTCGACGGCGGTGAACACCACCGGCTGCGCGGCGGGCGGAACCGGCGCGGGCGCGCCGACCGTGCGGGCGGGCGCCGGGGCGCTCTCCTCGCGGGCGATCTCCTCGCCCGTCGGCGGGGTCAGGATCTGCGTGCGCCAGACGAGATAGCCCGCCACCAGCAGCACCACGATGGCCAGCGCCACCCAGGCAAGGCGGCGCGGCGGCACGCGCGCGGGGTCGAGCGGCTCGAACGCCTCATAGCGGTTCGCGCCCATGTCGCTGTTGTGGACCGCGTGGCGCACATCGGCGGCGATGGCCACTTCGTCCAGATCGACCGCGCGCGCATAGGCGCGCGCGAAGCCCACGGCGTAGGGAATGCCCGGCAGCGCGGCATAATCGTCCCGCTCCACCGCTTCCAACTGGCGCTGGGCGATGCGGGTTCGGGTCGCGACATCCTGAATCGACAGACCCTGCGCCTCGCGCGCGGCGCGCAGCTTCGCGCCCGGCGTGGTGGGCTGCGCTTCGGGCGGCGTGGGTGCGCCGGTGTCGAATTCTGTCTCTTCCGCCATGCTGCTCCGCGACCTTTTTTAGCGCTGGCCTTGTCTCATTGTGGCACGGCGCTTGTCAACGCTGCCGGCCCTCTAACTGCCGGAAATCAGCCCTGTTCGATATTGCGCGCGCTCGCCAGTCCGGACAGCCGCCCGCGAATATCGGTGACGCCGCTGTCCAGCCATTGCCGCATGCCCGCCTGCACTTCGCCGGCGTCGATGGCGCGGATCATCGCCTTGACCGGCCCGACCGACGCGGGCGTGATCGACAGGCGGCGGATGCCAAGCCCGATGAGCGCCATCGCCTCCAGCGTCCGTCCGCCCATTTCGCCGCACACGCCCACCGGCACGTCATGCGCCGCGCACGCCCGCACCACCCGGTCGAGGAAGCGCAGGATCGCGATGCTCAGCCAGTCGTAACGCTCGGCAAGGCGCGGATGCGCGCGGTCCGCGGCGAAGAGGAACTGGGTCAGGTCATTGGTGCCGATCGACAGGAAATCGAGCCGGGGCAGCAGCAGGTCCAGCACTTCGGCAAGCGCGGGCACTTCCAGCATCGCGCCATATCTGACCGCGATGGGCAGCTTCTTGCGCTGCCCCGCCAGCCAGTCGCGCTGCGCCTCCACCAGCGCGCGCGCCTGCTCATATTCCCACGGTTCCGACACCATCGGGAACATGATGTTCAGCACCTTCCCCGCGCTCGCCTCCAGCAGCGCGCGCGCCTGCGCTTTCATGAGACCGTCGCGGTCGAGCGCAAGGCGCAGCGCGCGCCATCCCATCGCCGGATTATCCTCCTGCTCGTCCTCGTCGCGCTGCATATAGGGCAGCGCCTTGTCGCCGCCGATGTCGACCGTGCGGAAGATGACGGGCCGGTCGCCCGCCGCGTCGAGCACATCCTTGTAGAGCCGCTGCTGCTTTTCCCGCTGCGGCAGCGTCGCCGACACGAGGAACTGAAACTCGGTGCGGAACAGGCCGATGCCGTCCGCCCCCACCAGATCGAGCGCCTGCGCATCCTCGCGCAGCCCGGCATTGACCATCAGCTCGACCCGCTGACCGTCCAGCGTCACCGAAGGCAGGTCGCGCATCGCGGCGAACTCGGCGCGGCGCTTCTGCGTGATGGTCAGCTTGTTCTCGAACGCCTCGTCCATGTCCGCGCTGGGGCGGATCAGCAGGGCGTTTTCGTTGACGTCCATCAGGATGAGGTCGCCCTCATTCACCTGATGCCGCACGTCGCGCACGCGGCCCAGCACGGGCACGCCCATCGCGCGCGCGACGATGGTGACGTGCGCCGTCAGCGACCCTTCCTCCAGGATCACACCTTTCAGGCGGCGGCGGTCATATTCCAGCAGTTCGGCGGGGCCAAGGTTGCGCGCGATCAGGATCGCGTCCTGCCGCAGGCCCATCGTCGCCGCCGTGCCGAGCTGCCCCGAAACGGTGCGCAGCAGGCGGTTCGCCATATCCTCCAGATCGTGCATCCGGTCCTGCAGCAGCGGATCGTCGATCTGCCGCATCCGCATGCGCGTGCGCTGCTGCACCCGCTCGATCGCGGCCTCGGCGGTCAGGCCGCTGTCGATCGCCTCGTTGATGCGCCTGATCCACCCTTCGTCATAGGCGAACATCTTGTAGGTTTCGAGCACCTCCTGATGCTCGCCCTCGGTGCCGAACTCCGCCGCGCCGGTCATCCGGTCGATCTGTTCGCGCATCTTGGTGAAGGCGGAAATGACGCGCGCGCGCTCCGCCTCCGTATCCTCCGCCACCGTATGTTCGACATGGATGCGCGGCTGGTGGAACACGGCATGGCCCCGCGCCATGCCCATCACCAGTTGCAGCCCGTGCAGCATCGTCGTGCCGGTATCGGCGACACGCGAATCGGACGGTCCGTCGTCGGCCAGCTCGGCATTGGCGATCAGTTCGGACAGCACCATGGCGACCGTCTGCAACGCCTCGATCTCGACTTCCTCATAACGGCGCGGCTCGACATGCTGGACGCACAGCACGCCCAGCGCGCGCTCGCGTCGCACGATGGGCACGCCCGCGAAGCTGTGGAACATGTCCTCGCCGGTTTCGGGGCGGTAGGAAAAGTCCGGGTGCGCCGCCGCTTCGTCGAGGTTCAGCGTCTCGACATTGGTGGCGATCAGGCCGACCAGACCTTCGCCCATCGCCATGCGGGTGACGTGCACCGCCTCCTGCTTCAGCCCGCGCGTCGCGAACAGCTCCAGCAGCCCTTCGCGCACCAGATAGATGGAACAGACTTCGCTCGACAGCGATTCGCCGATGATCTCCACCACCTTGTTCAGCTTCGCCTGCGCGCTGGTGCGCGCGGCCATGACTTCCTGCAATCGGATCAGGATCTGGCGGGCGGCGGCGGCGGGCGTGCTGAGCATGTCGTTGCGCTATCAGATTGACGGCGGGCTTACCAAGGCGATTTCAATAGGTGGCCGCGCATTATTCATCCACTTTGTCCGTTTACATGGCGGAAACAATCCTCACAATCGTCCAACTGGATGACCGGGGCGCGCTTCGCTCCGTGGAGAGAGGGACAGGAACGATGGCCACCGACGCGCAACCCACATTCCGGCAGGACTTGATCGACCGCGGCTATTCCCGCCGCCAGATGGCTAAGGCCGCCGCGCTGCTGGGCGCCGCCGCCGCGACGAACCGCATGCCCGAAGCGCAGGCGCAGCAGGCGGCAAAGGCGGTCGCGGGCGCGGTGCGCATCGGCGCGAACGAATGCTGGACCGGCCCCTTCCCCTCGGGCGTCGCCGCCGCCACGAAGCTGGCGCAGGAGGGCAACCGCTACGAGCCGGACGATGAACATGCCAAGCTGTTCGCCGCCGTCGCCTCGGTCGAGGGCATTCCTGCCGACCGCATCCTCGCATGGCCCGGCTCGTCCGATCCGCTGAGCCGCGTCGCGGTCGCCTACGCCTCGCCCACGCGCGGCATCGTCACCGCCAACCCCACCTATGAAGCGATCTGGCGCACCGGCGACTGGATCGGCGCACCGGTCAGGAAAGTGCCGCTCACCAGCGACTACCGCCATGACGTGAAGGCGATGCTGGCGGCGGACCCCAATGCGGGCGTCTATTATATCTGCTCGCCCAATAATCCGACCGGCACGGTGACGCCCATCGCCGACATCGAATGGCTGGCGAACAACAAGCCGAAAGACGCGATCCTCGTCGTCGACGAAGCCTATATCCACTGGGTCGACGGTCCCCA is part of the Sphingobium amiense genome and encodes:
- the purM gene encoding phosphoribosylformylglycinamidine cyclo-ligase, whose protein sequence is MSDTESYSYAKAGVDIAAGNALVRAIAPLAKATRRPGADADLGGFGGFFDLKAAGYDDPLLVAANDGVGTKLKLAIDHDRHDGVGIDLVAMCANDLIVQGAEPLFFLDYYATGRLEGGVAERVIAGIAEGCRLAGCALIGGETAEMPGMYADGDYDLAGFCVGAVERSKALTGNRVKPGDVLLGLASSGVHSNGYSLVRRLAADKWWKLDRPALFDQDVLLIDALMAPTKIYVKSLLPLVRAGMINALAHITGGGLLENIPRVLPEGSHALVDADAWDQPRLMAFLQAQGHIEPEEMARTFNCGVGMVLAVDEAHVAGVTKSLEDAGETVFLIGSIVQGEKGCTVRGSAETWSAKADWSATHSG
- the purN gene encoding phosphoribosylglycinamide formyltransferase — translated: MQKAKVGVLISGRGSNMAALLYAAKADDCPYEIVLVAANDPDAPGLALAAAEGIATFGQSHKGMKRAEFDAVIDAQLRAAGADYVALAGYMRLLSPEFVAGWENRMLNIHPSLLPRYKGLDTHQRAIDAGDAFAGCSVHIVTAELDDGPVLGQTPVAILPGDTADSLAARILIAEHQLYSRTLAAFVTRERQPDWLLNKVREIALAQPQAEETLSHGMPCFGIAKGKKFAWVSRDHHGDGITALLVKTTAPDEQASLIEMDPDIYYRPAYFGDEWIGIRLDRGENDWDHLATRIRASWRQVAPKKLLGLMDIAEEF
- a CDS encoding outer membrane protein assembly factor BamD gives rise to the protein MCLPGSYLRRSTTGIFAGQPASYFIIHAASWGVEMKFTAKLLLSASIAVLLAGCSVGVKRTAGMKAYSNADYATAIPLLKKEIEGGDVSARYSLGLAYRDGNGIAQGRVRQGGVISAVAVGHRQAALAVMCRG
- a CDS encoding IS256-like element ISSpma2 family transposase: MTEDRLLIEELAAKGGQPDFLRTIAENVLQLIMEADVDGLIGAGRHERSSERATWRNGYRDRSLDTRVGTLNLKIPKLRAGSYFPGFLEPRKMVEKALVAVIQEAWIGGVSTRRVDELVQAMGMTGISKSTVSKLCKDIDERVHAFLKRPLTGEWPYLWLDATYLKVREGGRIISVAAIIAMAVNTEGRREIVGLHIGPSEAEVFWSDFLKDLVRRGLTGVKLVISDAHEGLKGAITRVMGATWQRCRVHFMRNALSYVPKGQNTVVAAAIRQVFLQPDQKSATQVWRQVADQLRTRWPKLGACMDEAETDVLAYTGFPTQHRTKLHSTNPLERLNKEVKRRADVVGIFPNEDSIIRLVGAVLMEQNDEWQLQHRYMQIEGMAELNQPMIEEENQPLHITAKAA
- a CDS encoding tetratricopeptide repeat protein, whose protein sequence is MRNALFATSAVLMALAMPAAAQTTVEGRVDRLEKEMRAVQRKVFPAGQPLEAEITKPAVTAPAPGTPASTPIADLTARVGALESQLAQMTGQVEENSFKLKQLEEAFNRYKAESDARVAAAAPAPAPAVSEPRPAPAATAPKPAAPKPAAASPAASEERKTAVAAIERPGTGNAAEDAYTYGFRLWDAKFYPEAQAQLKATVDKYGDSAVASKAQNLLGRAYLDEGKPALASVAFYENYQKRPRGDRAADSLAWLGEALIQLKKPADACKVYQELEEVYGATMSSSLKAMMAKGRTTAKCSS
- a CDS encoding helix-turn-helix domain-containing protein; translated protein: MAEETEFDTGAPTPPEAQPTTPGAKLRAAREAQGLSIQDVATRTRIAQRQLEAVERDDYAALPGIPYAVGFARAYARAVDLDEVAIAADVRHAVHNSDMGANRYEAFEPLDPARVPPRRLAWVALAIVVLLVAGYLVWRTQILTPPTGEEIAREESAPAPARTVGAPAPVPPAAQPVVFTAVDDVWLRIYDEAGERLKDGLLKKGERFTLPATAKGPMILTGRPQALSVTVGGKAIAPLGPADRTIADVPVNAEALLARGAAPVSAAAPAAATAPKPAAPRPVPAATPAPAAAEPAAPAPQPAGEP
- the ptsP gene encoding phosphoenolpyruvate--protein phosphotransferase, producing the protein MLSTPAAAARQILIRLQEVMAARTSAQAKLNKVVEIIGESLSSEVCSIYLVREGLLELFATRGLKQEAVHVTRMAMGEGLVGLIATNVETLNLDEAAAHPDFSYRPETGEDMFHSFAGVPIVRRERALGVLCVQHVEPRRYEEVEIEALQTVAMVLSELIANAELADDGPSDSRVADTGTTMLHGLQLVMGMARGHAVFHQPRIHVEHTVAEDTEAERARVISAFTKMREQIDRMTGAAEFGTEGEHQEVLETYKMFAYDEGWIRRINEAIDSGLTAEAAIERVQQRTRMRMRQIDDPLLQDRMHDLEDMANRLLRTVSGQLGTAATMGLRQDAILIARNLGPAELLEYDRRRLKGVILEEGSLTAHVTIVARAMGVPVLGRVRDVRHQVNEGDLILMDVNENALLIRPSADMDEAFENKLTITQKRRAEFAAMRDLPSVTLDGQRVELMVNAGLREDAQALDLVGADGIGLFRTEFQFLVSATLPQREKQQRLYKDVLDAAGDRPVIFRTVDIGGDKALPYMQRDEDEQEDNPAMGWRALRLALDRDGLMKAQARALLEASAGKVLNIMFPMVSEPWEYEQARALVEAQRDWLAGQRKKLPIAVRYGAMLEVPALAEVLDLLLPRLDFLSIGTNDLTQFLFAADRAHPRLAERYDWLSIAILRFLDRVVRACAAHDVPVGVCGEMGGRTLEAMALIGLGIRRLSITPASVGPVKAMIRAIDAGEVQAGMRQWLDSGVTDIRGRLSGLASARNIEQG
- a CDS encoding pyridoxal phosphate-dependent aminotransferase — translated: MATDAQPTFRQDLIDRGYSRRQMAKAAALLGAAAATNRMPEAQAQQAAKAVAGAVRIGANECWTGPFPSGVAAATKLAQEGNRYEPDDEHAKLFAAVASVEGIPADRILAWPGSSDPLSRVAVAYASPTRGIVTANPTYEAIWRTGDWIGAPVRKVPLTSDYRHDVKAMLAADPNAGVYYICSPNNPTGTVTPIADIEWLANNKPKDAILVVDEAYIHWVDGPHAAKLAATRDDVMILRTFSKLFGMAGMRLGLTFASPTLMEKMIRYDGGQVTAMLPMTAVACGTASVTEAALIKQRRAEMNAAREKSVSHLKAKGIKVIPGSQANMFMIDWGKPARPMLDALLAQGVQIGRSWPIWPNVSRVSVGSMEEMEAFNAAVDKVWKA